The Henckelia pumila isolate YLH828 chromosome 2, ASM3356847v2, whole genome shotgun sequence genome includes a window with the following:
- the LOC140884158 gene encoding mitochondrial arginine transporter BAC2-like, protein MDFWPEYLAGSLGREFVAGGVGGTAGVITGYPLDTLRILQQQSGKTGSAFTILRRVVATDGPSALYRGMAAPFASVTFQNALAFQTYAILSRVLDSNIAADDPPSYRAVALGGFGTGAVQSLLLSPVELIKIRLQLQQQTNQRTSQSSIQKGPIDVAKFVLGTEGWRGIYRGLTITVLRDAPAHGVYFWTYEYMRERLHPGCRKNGQEPFGTMLLAGGLAGVASWIGSYPLDVIKTRIQSQSLPLRYSGIIHCFTSIVKEEGYNVLWRGLGTAVARAFIVNGTIFTAYEIALRCLFHDNGT, encoded by the exons ATGGATTTTTGGCCGGAGTATCTAGCGGGAAGTTTGGGCAGAGAATTTGTGGCAGGCGGGGTCGGCGGCACCGCCGGTGTTATCACGGGCTACCCGCTGGATACGCTGAGAATTCTGCAGCAGCAATCCGGCAAAACTGGCTCTGCTTTCACCATTCTCCGCCGCGTGGTTGCCACCGATGGCCCCTCCGCTCTCTACCGGGGAATGGCGGCTCCGTTTGCTTCTGTCACTTTCCAG AATGCCCTCGCTTTCCAGACATATGCCATACTATCGCGGGTACTGGACTCAAACATAGCTGCAGATGATCCACCCTCGTACAGAGCAGTTGCTCTCGGAGGATTCGGCACCGGAGCCGTACAAAGCCTGCTTCTCAGCCCGGTCGAGTTGATTAAAATACGTCTACAGCTGCAGCAGCAAACCAACCAAAGAACCAGCCAATCGAGCATCCAAAAGGGTCCAATAGACGTCGCCAAATTCGTATTAGGAACCGAAGGTTGGAGAGGAATATACCGTGGCTTAACCATCACTGTTCTCAGAGATGCACCGGCCCACGGCGTGTACTTTTGGACATACGAGTATATGAGAGAACGACTCCATCCGGGATGCCGAAAGAACGGTCAAGAACCATTTGGAACCATGCTTCTGGCAGGTGGTCTTGCTGGAGTGGCTAGTTGGATCGGTTCTTACCCTTTAGACGTGATCAAAACAAGAATTCAATCACAGTCGTTGCCTTTGAGATATTCGGGGATCATCCACTGCTTTACCAGCATTGTGAAAGAGGAAGGGTATAATGTGCTCTGGAGAGGTTTGGGTACTGCTGTTGCAAGAGCATTTATCGTGAATGGAACCATTTTCACCGCATATGAGATAGCTCTCAGGTGCTTGTTTCACGACAATGGTACTTGA
- the LOC140880320 gene encoding kinesin-like protein KIN-13B has translation MNAVGRQRSGASGAHHQRQYSDNFLETSSNGRWLQSAGLQHLQSSNNAVPPIQDFGYYNGGGQGGSRMYRSVQGQRTYGGGTDFLSEPLTPPGNPRQRKNGEEPVSLNEYSPGLLDLHSFDTELLSEMPVPGLYDVPSMNHISRGRSFDDTDAYFGNIKQAGKTRALQESNVLKSLAADNVKASNVAKIKVVVRKRPINKKELAKNEEDIIETFSNSLVVHETKLKVDLTEYLEKHEFVFDAVLNEEVSNDEVYHETVEPIVPIIFQRTKATCFAYGQTGSGKTYTMKPLPLKAVRDILRLMHHTYRNQGFQLFVSFFEIYGGKLFDLLSDRKKLCMREDGKQQVCIVGLQEYRVSDVETVKELIERGNATRSTGTTGANEESSRSHAILQLTVKRSADGSETKPARVVGKLSFIDLAGSERGADTTDNDKQTRMEGAEINKSLLALKECIRALDNDQGHIPFRGSKLTEVLRDSFVGNSRTVMISCVSPNAGSCEHTLNTLRYADRVKSLSKGNSKRDVLSSTANLKESTTQPLSSIMPPISTFEDEAGDSWLEQTEKDDYDEDFYEQEKPSLKSSKAEPLLTLDDKTKRANGQVKWKEPPKSEMMYSNSDDDLDALLKEEEDLVNAHRRQVEETMDLVREEMNLLVEADQPGNQLDDYISKLNTILSQKAAGILQLQNRLALFQKRLKEHNVLVSSGY, from the exons ATGAATGCTGTGGGAAGGCAAAGATCGGGTGCATCGGGGGCTCACCATCAGCGGCAGTACTCAGACAACTTCCTCGAGACTTCCTCCAATGGGCGATGGTTGCAATCAGCTGGTCTGCAACACCTGCAGTCCTCGAACAATGCAGTTCCTCCAATTCAG GATTTTGGGTATTACAATGGAGGGGGTCAGGGTGGTTCCAGAATGTATAGGAGTGTGCAGGGGCAGAGAACGTACGGAGGGGGAACTGATTTTCTCTCGGAGCCATTGACGCCTCCGGGGAATCCGAGGCAGAGGAAGAATGGGGAGGAGCCAGTTTCGTTGAATGAGTATAGCCCAGGGCTCTTGGATCTACATTCGTTCGACACTGAGTTGCTTTCGGAG ATGCCAGTTCCTGGTCTTTACGATGTCCCCTCGATGAATCATATTTCACGGGGAAGAAGCTTTGATGACACAGATGCATATTTTGGTAACATCAAACAAGCTGGAAAAACTCGGGCCTTGCAAGAGAGCAATGTTCTGAAAAGCCTGGCTGCTGATAATGTGAAGGCCAGCAATGTTGCTAAGATTAAAGTGGTG GTCCGCAAAAGACCAATTAACAAAAAGGAATTGGCAAAGAATGAGGAGGACATTATAGAAACCTTTTCAAATTCTCTTGTCGTCCATGAGACAAAACTTAAG GTTGATTTGACTGAGTATTTGGAGAAACATGAATTTGTCTTTGATGCTGTGCTGAATGAAGAAGTTTCAAATGATGAG GTGTACCATGAGACGGTGGAGCCTATTGTCCCTATCATTTTCCAACGTACAAAAGCAACTTGCTTTGCTTATGGGCAAACAG GAAGTGGCAAAACATATACAATGAAACCACTGCCCCTCAAAGCAGTAAGGGATATCTTGAGGCTTATGCATCACACTTACAGGAACCAAGGCTTTCAACTATTTGTCAGTTTCTTTGAGATATATGGAGGAAAACTTTTTGATCTGCTCAGTGATAGAAA AAAACTTTGCATGAGAGAGGATGGGAAGCAACAAGTATGTATTGTTGGCTTGCAAGAGTATCGAGTATCAGATGTGGAGACAGTCAAGGAACTCATTGAGCGAGGAAATGCAACAAGAAGTACAGGCACCACAGGTGCAAACGAAGAATCATCTCGATCACATGCCATTCTTCAGCTTACCGTTAAGAGGTCAGCTGACGGCAGTGAAACCAAACCTGCTCGGGTTGTTGGCAAACTCTCCTTCATTGACCTTGCTGGAAGTGAGCGGGGTGCAGATACTACTGATAATGATAAACAGACCAG AATGGAAGGGGCTGagataaataaaagtttgctAGCATTGAAGGAGTGTATTAGAGCTCTTGATAATGATCAAGGCCACATTCCATTTAGAGGAAGTAAATTGACAGAAGTTTTAAGGGATTCATTCGTTGGAAATTCTCGCACTGTAATGATTTCCTGTGTCTCACCAAATGCAGGATCTTGTGAACATACATTGAATACATTACGATATGCAGACAG GGTGAAGAGCCTTTCAAAAGGCAACTCCAAAAGGGACGTTTTATCTTCAACTGCAAATCTGAAGGAGTCAACAACACAGCCTTTATCTTCAATCATGCCACCAATATCAACTTTTGAAGATGAAGCAGGTGATTCATGGCTTGAACAAACTGAAAAGGATGACTATGACGAAGATTTCTATGAGCAAGAGAAGCCATCATTGAAGAGCTCGAAAGCTGAACCACTCTTAACTTTAGACGATAAAACAAAGAGAGCTAATGGCCAGGTGAAGTGGAAGGAGCCACCTAAATCAGAAATGATGTATTCAAATTCAGATGACGATCTAGATGCTCTATTGAAG GAAGAGGAAGATCTTGTCAATGCGCACAGGAGACAAGTGGAGGAAACAATGGATCTTGTTAGAGAG GAGATGAATCTATTGGTTGAAGCAGATCAACCAGGAAATCAACTGGATGACTATATCTCCAAATTAAACACAATCCTATCCCAGAAAGCTGCTGGTATCTTACAGTTACAGAACCGGTTGGCTCTTTTCCAAAAACGCTTAAAGGAACACAATGTTCTTGTGTCATCTGGCTATTAA